The following proteins come from a genomic window of Synechococcus sp. BIOS-E4-1:
- the carB gene encoding carbamoyl-phosphate synthase large subunit has product MPRRNDLRRILLLGSGPIVIGQACEFDYSGTQACKALRAEGYEVVLVNSNPASIMTDPDMADRTYVEPLTPEVVARVIEQERPDALLPTMGGQTALNLAVTLAESGTLERFGVVLIGADLQAIQKAEDRLLFKQAMERIGVKVCPSGIASSLEEAEAVGAAIATYPRIIRPAFTLGGSGGGIAYNPEEFASICKTGLDASPVSQILIEQSLLGWKEFELEVMRDLADNVVIVCSIENLDPMGVHTGDSITVAPAQTLTDREYQRLRDQSIAIIREIGVATGGSNIQFAINPADGEVVVIEMNPRVSRSSALASKATGFPIAKIAARLAVGYTLDEILNDITGKTPACFEPTIDYVVTKVPRFAFEKFRGSPAVLTTAMKSVGEAMAIGRCFEESFQKALRSLETGLAGWGGDRAEPDLTAAEIDRSLRTPSPERILTVRAAMVMGRTDEQINELSRIDPWFLAKLRVLINTESELLHDRKLSDISAADFLRLKQLGYSDRQIAWLTGSDQLDVREARLKLGVRPVFKTVDTCAAEFASTTPYHYSTYERPLSRLDVTGTLTVQPPATEVSEDNRRKLMILGGGPNRIGQGIEFDYCCCHASFSAQDRGFATVMLNSNPETVSTDYDSSDRLYFEPLTLEDVLNVIEAERPEGVIVQFGGQTPLKLAMPLLSWLNSPAGQATGTRIWGTSPESIDRAEDREQFEAILRELDIRQPRNGLARSEHEARAVAEAVGYPVVVRPSYVLGGRAMEVVHDELELNRYMTEAVQVEPDHPVLIDQYLQNAVEVDVDALCDRDGVVVIGGLMEHIEPAGIHSGDSACCLPSVSLGDEALATIRAWTKALALRLQVQGLINLQFAVQRNSPGEEQVFIIEANPRASRTVPFVAKATGVPLARIATRLMAGEILADIGLSQEPSPPLQAVKEAVLPFRRFPGADSLLGPEMRSTGEVMGWAPQFGMAYAKAELAAGEALPTKGNVFLSTHDRDKPALVPVARRLLDLGFALTATAGTAATLTEAGLEVQSVLKVHEGRPNIEDLIRSGAVQLVINTPIGRQAAHDDRYLRRAALDYSVPTLTTLAGARSAVQGIEALQSQTFDIHALQDVHR; this is encoded by the coding sequence ATGCCCCGGCGGAATGACCTTCGTCGCATTCTTCTGCTGGGTTCAGGGCCGATCGTGATCGGCCAGGCTTGTGAGTTCGATTACTCCGGAACTCAGGCGTGCAAAGCACTTCGCGCCGAGGGCTATGAAGTCGTGCTGGTGAATTCCAATCCGGCTTCGATCATGACTGATCCGGATATGGCCGATCGCACCTACGTGGAACCGCTCACTCCAGAAGTGGTTGCAAGGGTGATCGAACAGGAACGACCCGATGCCCTTCTGCCCACGATGGGTGGCCAGACCGCCCTCAATCTGGCGGTGACCCTTGCTGAAAGCGGAACACTGGAGCGATTCGGGGTCGTGCTGATCGGTGCTGATCTGCAGGCGATCCAAAAAGCGGAGGATCGATTGCTGTTCAAGCAGGCGATGGAGCGTATCGGCGTGAAAGTCTGTCCTTCGGGAATCGCCTCATCGCTGGAGGAGGCAGAGGCTGTCGGCGCCGCCATAGCCACTTATCCAAGAATTATCCGCCCCGCCTTCACCCTGGGCGGGAGTGGGGGTGGTATTGCTTACAACCCTGAGGAATTTGCCTCGATCTGCAAAACCGGTCTTGATGCCAGTCCCGTCTCTCAGATTCTGATTGAACAGTCCCTCCTGGGTTGGAAGGAATTCGAGCTGGAGGTGATGCGCGATCTCGCCGACAATGTGGTGATTGTCTGCAGCATCGAAAATCTCGATCCCATGGGTGTTCACACCGGTGATTCGATCACCGTGGCTCCAGCCCAGACCCTCACGGATCGTGAATACCAGCGACTGAGGGATCAGTCCATCGCCATCATTCGCGAGATCGGTGTGGCCACCGGCGGCAGCAATATCCAGTTTGCGATCAACCCTGCCGATGGCGAGGTGGTGGTCATCGAGATGAATCCCCGTGTCAGCCGATCGTCGGCTCTGGCCAGCAAGGCCACGGGATTCCCCATTGCCAAGATCGCTGCACGTCTCGCCGTCGGTTACACCCTCGATGAGATTCTCAATGACATCACCGGCAAGACACCCGCCTGCTTTGAACCGACGATTGATTACGTCGTCACCAAAGTCCCCCGTTTCGCCTTTGAAAAATTCAGGGGCTCGCCTGCGGTGCTCACCACGGCAATGAAATCCGTGGGTGAGGCCATGGCCATCGGGCGCTGTTTCGAGGAGTCGTTTCAGAAGGCTTTGCGATCCCTGGAGACCGGCCTGGCCGGCTGGGGTGGTGATCGCGCTGAGCCTGATCTCACAGCGGCTGAGATTGACCGTTCTCTGCGGACACCCTCGCCGGAAAGAATCCTCACTGTGCGTGCCGCCATGGTGATGGGACGCACCGACGAGCAGATTAATGAACTCAGCCGCATTGACCCGTGGTTCCTGGCCAAGCTGCGTGTTCTGATCAACACGGAATCTGAACTGCTGCACGATAGAAAGCTGTCTGACATCAGTGCTGCGGATTTTCTCAGGCTGAAGCAGCTCGGCTATTCCGATCGTCAGATCGCCTGGCTCACAGGCTCGGACCAGCTGGACGTACGTGAAGCGCGACTGAAACTTGGGGTGCGTCCTGTGTTCAAGACCGTGGACACCTGTGCGGCCGAATTCGCTTCGACCACGCCTTACCACTACTCAACCTATGAACGTCCCTTGTCACGCCTTGATGTGACGGGGACATTGACGGTTCAGCCCCCGGCGACGGAGGTGTCGGAGGACAACAGGCGCAAACTGATGATCCTGGGCGGCGGCCCCAATCGCATTGGCCAAGGCATCGAATTCGATTACTGCTGTTGTCATGCTTCGTTTTCCGCACAGGATCGGGGCTTCGCCACGGTGATGCTCAACAGCAATCCCGAAACGGTCTCCACTGACTACGACAGCAGTGATCGTCTCTATTTCGAACCACTCACCCTTGAGGATGTTCTCAATGTGATCGAGGCGGAACGCCCCGAAGGTGTGATTGTTCAGTTCGGTGGCCAAACGCCGCTCAAGCTGGCGATGCCTCTGCTGAGTTGGTTGAACTCGCCGGCAGGTCAGGCCACGGGCACCCGTATCTGGGGAACCTCACCGGAATCGATCGATCGTGCTGAGGACCGTGAGCAGTTCGAAGCGATTCTGCGTGAACTTGACATCCGCCAACCACGCAATGGCCTCGCCCGCAGCGAGCATGAGGCACGCGCCGTGGCAGAGGCCGTGGGCTATCCGGTGGTGGTGCGTCCCTCCTACGTGTTGGGTGGTCGGGCAATGGAAGTCGTTCATGACGAGTTGGAGCTCAATCGCTATATGACCGAAGCGGTGCAGGTGGAACCTGATCATCCGGTGCTCATCGACCAATACCTTCAAAATGCCGTTGAGGTGGATGTGGATGCGCTCTGCGACCGGGACGGTGTGGTGGTGATCGGTGGGCTGATGGAGCACATCGAACCCGCGGGGATTCATTCAGGGGATTCCGCCTGCTGTCTGCCATCGGTCTCCCTCGGTGATGAGGCCCTTGCCACCATTCGCGCCTGGACCAAGGCCCTGGCCCTGCGCCTTCAGGTTCAGGGTCTGATCAATCTTCAGTTCGCGGTCCAGCGCAATTCTCCAGGGGAAGAGCAGGTGTTCATCATCGAAGCCAATCCGCGGGCATCACGCACGGTTCCCTTCGTCGCCAAGGCCACCGGTGTGCCACTGGCAAGAATTGCTACTCGCCTTATGGCGGGAGAGATCCTCGCGGATATCGGTCTCAGTCAGGAGCCCTCTCCGCCGCTTCAAGCGGTGAAAGAGGCTGTCCTCCCATTCCGGCGCTTCCCTGGTGCCGATTCCTTGCTGGGACCGGAAATGCGCTCCACTGGCGAGGTGATGGGATGGGCTCCGCAATTCGGGATGGCCTACGCCAAGGCAGAGCTGGCCGCTGGGGAGGCCCTGCCAACCAAGGGCAACGTTTTTCTGTCCACCCATGACAGGGACAAGCCTGCTCTCGTTCCTGTGGCCAGGCGATTGCTTGATCTGGGCTTCGCGCTCACCGCCACTGCTGGAACAGCGGCCACCTTGACGGAGGCCGGTCTTGAAGTGCAGTCAGTGCTGAAGGTCCATGAAGGGCGCCCGAACATCGAGGATCTGATCCGCTCCGGTGCTGTGCAGCTCGTGATCAACACCCCGATCGGTCGTCAGGCAGCCCATGACGATCGCTATCTGCGCCGTGCTGCTCTCGATTACTCCGTGCCGACCCTTACCACGCTTGCCGGAGCACGGTCTGCTGTGCAGGGGATTGAGGCGCTGCAATCGCAGACGTTTGATATCCATGCCCTTCAGGATGTTCATCGATAG
- a CDS encoding asparaginase — MSIPSGYRGSARSLSSPALEVRLRRGSSIESTHRVHAVVCDSRGRVLMKAGQPDFETFIRSALKPFQALPLISSGASETYNCGERGIAISCGSHSGTPGHAREAFRLLWNAELESDHLQCPIPVGRSSPLEHNCSGKHAAFLITARKMGWPIETYLQGDHPLQQEITRRVAELLGLPPDELVAERDDCGAPTLRLQLNQMALLFAHLGSSAHAELEQISRAMLAHPELVAGEGRFDTELMRRSHHQVISKGGAEGIQCLSRTGEGLGVAIKVEDGARRAKQAVALHLLHQLDWMTPSGLKELEEQLLILNPGVHLEVEGELRT, encoded by the coding sequence ATGTCGATCCCATCGGGTTACCGCGGCTCGGCGCGCTCCCTGAGTTCTCCAGCACTCGAAGTCCGGCTGCGACGAGGGTCGTCCATCGAGTCCACCCACCGGGTGCATGCAGTGGTCTGCGACAGCCGCGGCCGGGTGCTGATGAAAGCTGGGCAGCCGGACTTCGAAACCTTTATCCGCTCGGCGCTCAAACCCTTTCAAGCCCTGCCACTGATCAGCAGCGGCGCATCGGAGACCTACAACTGCGGTGAGCGGGGAATCGCCATCAGCTGCGGATCCCATTCGGGCACCCCTGGGCATGCGCGTGAGGCCTTCCGGTTGCTGTGGAACGCAGAACTGGAAAGCGATCATCTGCAGTGCCCGATCCCCGTGGGCCGCTCCAGTCCCCTTGAGCACAACTGCTCGGGCAAGCATGCTGCTTTTCTGATTACCGCCCGAAAAATGGGATGGCCGATTGAGACCTATCTCCAGGGAGATCATCCCCTGCAGCAGGAGATCACACGACGCGTGGCGGAACTGCTCGGTCTGCCCCCTGATGAACTGGTTGCTGAAAGAGATGACTGCGGAGCTCCCACGTTGCGCCTTCAGCTCAACCAGATGGCTCTGTTGTTTGCCCACCTCGGATCCTCAGCCCATGCGGAACTGGAACAGATCAGCCGGGCAATGCTTGCGCACCCAGAACTGGTGGCTGGAGAGGGACGGTTCGATACGGAATTAATGCGACGCTCCCATCACCAGGTGATCAGCAAAGGGGGTGCAGAAGGCATTCAGTGCCTGAGCCGAACTGGCGAAGGTCTTGGCGTTGCCATCAAGGTTGAAGACGGTGCCAGACGTGCCAAGCAGGCTGTTGCCCTCCATCTACTGCATCAGCTCGACTGGATGACGCCAAGCGGACTCAAGGAATTGGAGGAACAGCTGTTGATCCTCAATCCTGGCGTTCACCTTGAGGTGGAGGGTGAGCTGCGAACCTGA
- the rsfS gene encoding ribosome silencing factor yields MDSEQLAELAADACDDRKAVDIQLIRVDEVSSLADWMVIAGGQSDVQVRAIARSVEDRIEDEVKRLPLRKEGVNEGRWALLDYGELIVHVLQPGERSYYDLEAFWSHGERRPYLTSRTSDD; encoded by the coding sequence ATGGATAGTGAACAGCTTGCGGAACTCGCCGCAGACGCGTGCGATGACCGTAAGGCGGTGGACATCCAGCTCATCCGGGTCGATGAGGTCTCGAGTCTTGCCGACTGGATGGTGATCGCCGGTGGGCAGAGCGACGTTCAGGTCAGGGCGATTGCACGATCCGTCGAGGATCGGATTGAAGATGAGGTGAAGAGACTTCCCCTGCGCAAAGAGGGAGTCAACGAGGGCCGCTGGGCCTTGCTGGATTACGGCGAACTTATCGTGCACGTGCTCCAACCCGGGGAAAGGAGTTACTACGACCTTGAAGCATTTTGGAGTCACGGGGAACGCCGTCCCTACCTAACGTCCAGAACATCAGACGATTAA
- a CDS encoding DUF3318 domain-containing protein, with product MSELQRLKGLLPPEMQSWVFVEAAAAVEPALITLEEIGRDEVEIQVDLDAWDNLALDHRNLLFWHEVGRIQNDTIPRDGWEMAALAIGLGGAIGELWVQDGLLLFMALGLSGFAGYRLYLKNNAEKRLRDAISADERAIDLACRFGYSVPNAYKSLGGALKDLVEKTRKKKKRSFYEDRLEALRKSAGKARAEMAQQQGSRQSVTSENVYG from the coding sequence ATGAGTGAGCTCCAGCGTCTGAAAGGGTTGCTTCCCCCGGAGATGCAGAGCTGGGTGTTCGTCGAGGCCGCCGCTGCCGTTGAGCCGGCTTTGATCACCCTTGAAGAGATCGGCAGGGATGAGGTGGAGATCCAGGTTGATCTCGATGCCTGGGACAATCTGGCCCTCGACCACCGCAATCTGCTGTTCTGGCACGAAGTGGGGCGGATTCAGAACGACACCATTCCACGCGATGGCTGGGAGATGGCAGCCCTTGCGATCGGTCTCGGCGGGGCCATCGGTGAACTCTGGGTCCAAGACGGGCTGTTGTTGTTCATGGCTTTGGGTCTGTCCGGATTCGCCGGCTATCGCCTCTACCTGAAGAACAATGCCGAAAAACGTCTTCGCGATGCGATCTCGGCTGATGAGCGGGCTATCGATCTGGCCTGTCGATTTGGCTACAGCGTTCCCAATGCCTACAAAAGTCTGGGCGGAGCGTTGAAGGACCTCGTCGAGAAAACCAGAAAGAAGAAAAAACGCAGCTTCTACGAAGACCGACTGGAAGCGTTGCGCAAGAGTGCTGGAAAAGCTCGCGCCGAAATGGCGCAACAACAAGGTTCACGTCAGTCCGTCACCAGCGAAAACGTCTATGGATAG
- a CDS encoding DUF2811 domain-containing protein: MDCNHLERCMESQPATASERESACVSLEAEIPEVLYQGMKAFIGSNPAWDQYRLMSSALAQFLFQNGCSERAVTERYLDDLFSRSQA; the protein is encoded by the coding sequence ATGGATTGCAATCACTTGGAGCGCTGCATGGAGTCGCAGCCGGCCACTGCATCAGAGCGTGAATCAGCCTGCGTGAGTCTTGAGGCTGAAATTCCTGAGGTCCTGTACCAGGGCATGAAAGCCTTCATTGGATCCAATCCGGCCTGGGATCAGTACCGGCTGATGAGCTCAGCTCTGGCCCAGTTTCTTTTTCAGAACGGTTGTTCTGAGCGCGCCGTCACGGAGCGCTACCTCGATGATCTGTTCAGCCGTTCCCAGGCATAA
- a CDS encoding sirohydrochlorin chelatase codes for MTQQIVAPAATKHGVLICGHGSRNRLAVAEFEGLANGLKERLTGLPVEYGFLEFARPILRDGLDKLREQGVVKVLAVPAMLFAAGHAKNDIPSVLNTYSAETGLEIDYGRELGVDRLMIAAAGARIQEALNKTSRVDLCDTMLVVVGRGSSDPDANSNVAKVTRMLVEGFGFGWGETVYSGVTFPLVEPGLRHVVKLGFKRIIVFPYFLFSGVLVSRIRQHTERVADDHPEIDFVNASYLGDHSFVLDTFLERVQEVMGGEAAMNCSLCKYRAQVLGFEQEVGLDQSSHHHHVEGLTEACALCERECTGVCQPDGIPIPLSSGHHHDHDHCHEHDLHSQEQHSHEHHSHEHHSHEHHSHEHGHHPYPHADHPLGPTTLRRLAAKQEATESQI; via the coding sequence GTGACCCAGCAGATCGTTGCTCCTGCTGCAACCAAACATGGAGTTCTGATCTGTGGTCATGGCAGTCGTAATCGTCTGGCCGTTGCCGAGTTCGAGGGTCTGGCCAACGGACTCAAAGAGCGCCTGACGGGATTGCCGGTGGAATACGGGTTCCTTGAATTCGCGCGTCCCATCCTGAGAGATGGTCTGGACAAACTGCGCGAGCAGGGAGTGGTGAAGGTGCTTGCCGTTCCGGCGATGTTGTTTGCCGCTGGACACGCCAAGAACGACATCCCGTCCGTTCTCAACACCTACAGCGCTGAAACCGGACTGGAGATTGACTACGGCCGTGAACTGGGCGTGGACCGGTTGATGATCGCCGCAGCAGGAGCACGCATCCAGGAGGCTCTCAACAAGACCTCCAGGGTTGATCTTTGCGACACCATGCTCGTGGTCGTTGGTCGAGGTTCTTCGGACCCTGACGCCAATTCCAACGTGGCCAAGGTCACCAGGATGTTGGTGGAGGGTTTTGGTTTCGGCTGGGGGGAAACCGTTTATTCGGGCGTCACATTTCCTCTGGTGGAACCCGGTCTCCGTCATGTGGTGAAGCTTGGTTTTAAGCGCATCATCGTGTTTCCTTACTTTCTGTTCTCCGGGGTGTTGGTCAGTCGCATCCGTCAGCACACAGAACGGGTTGCGGACGATCATCCCGAGATTGACTTCGTCAATGCGTCCTACCTGGGTGATCACAGCTTCGTTCTCGACACGTTCCTGGAGCGGGTTCAGGAAGTGATGGGCGGAGAAGCTGCAATGAACTGCTCTCTCTGCAAATACAGGGCTCAGGTTCTGGGCTTTGAGCAGGAAGTGGGCCTTGACCAGTCAAGTCACCATCACCACGTTGAGGGGCTCACGGAAGCCTGCGCCCTCTGCGAACGGGAATGCACGGGTGTTTGTCAACCCGACGGCATCCCGATTCCGCTGAGCAGTGGGCACCATCACGATCATGACCACTGCCATGAGCATGACCTCCACAGCCAAGAGCAACACAGCCATGAGCACCACAGCCATGAGCACCACAGCCATGAGCACCACAGCCATGAGCATGGACACCATCCCTACCCCCACGCTGATCACCCCCTCGGACCGACAACGTTGCGTCGCTTAGCAGCCAAGCAGGAGGCGACTGAGTCTCAAATCTGA
- a CDS encoding CGLD27 family protein — protein sequence MASSISCPVPPEQRPQEEFAQFSRSWFFAWPCTAQISLDRALLISWLLISPITVLVASGSWTLRHDPVRLLLAGGVAALVMPMLLLIRQWLGWTYVHKRLLSEKVEYEESGWYDGQVWEKPVSWRERDLLLAQHEVRPILGRLGRAMALVTGLMLGGASICQAL from the coding sequence ATGGCCTCGAGCATTTCTTGCCCTGTCCCCCCTGAGCAGAGACCTCAGGAGGAATTCGCTCAGTTCAGCCGATCCTGGTTTTTTGCATGGCCATGTACGGCCCAGATCTCACTCGATCGGGCTTTACTGATCAGTTGGCTGTTGATCTCACCGATCACCGTGCTGGTGGCCAGTGGTAGCTGGACCTTGCGCCACGATCCAGTGCGTTTGCTGCTCGCCGGAGGTGTTGCAGCCCTTGTGATGCCGATGCTGCTGCTGATCAGGCAATGGCTTGGCTGGACCTACGTGCACAAACGCCTGCTCTCGGAGAAGGTGGAATACGAGGAATCAGGTTGGTACGACGGTCAGGTCTGGGAAAAACCCGTGTCGTGGCGGGAGCGAGATCTGCTTCTTGCTCAGCATGAAGTCAGGCCCATCCTGGGCAGGCTTGGTCGAGCAATGGCCCTGGTCACAGGTCTGATGCTCGGTGGAGCAAGCATCTGTCAGGCTCTCTGA
- a CDS encoding GMC oxidoreductase translates to MPLNPFEAVVIGSGATGGVAAMTLAEAGLRVLVVEAGPDRSPSEALGNEPGNSLRRAEGLISGRHRRQIQHPGYWKQNPSLYADERQYPYSTPDDQPFLWTQGRQVGGRSLTWGGITLRLSDYEFKAADRDGYGQNWPITHAELDPHYSALEQLFEVRGERDGLDHLPDGRMAPALPFMPEEERMRELLSRERGIALIHSRGFEAPKRTPSAEWPRSSSNGSSLQRALATGRVQLMCNAMAESLEMDPAQQRARAVVVVNRINGERQRLECNLVVACASTIATLRLLLQSEQQTNSKGFRDPSGLLGKGLMDHVSCCRFFSVPSETGRGAAQQSDPSSTLSGAGSFFLPFGNAPETCAGRPFLRGYGIWGAINRFDPPRWLKRNPDRRLGFLIGHGEVLSDEGNQLSLSQRCDPFDVPIPHISCRWGANEQAMVQHMKRTIQDCIQVAGGLTTSLADQVHLPVVKPFVAKALAAQEDAPPPGYYIHEVGGAAMGTNEEHSVVDRWNRLWRCPNVLVVDGACWPSSGWQSPTLTMMAITRRACLAAVMPGNG, encoded by the coding sequence GTGCCCTTGAATCCCTTCGAAGCGGTTGTGATCGGATCGGGCGCCACAGGAGGAGTGGCCGCGATGACACTCGCCGAAGCAGGACTCCGAGTTCTGGTTGTGGAAGCGGGTCCGGATCGATCGCCCTCGGAAGCCCTCGGGAACGAGCCTGGCAATAGCCTCAGACGGGCCGAAGGCCTGATCAGCGGTCGCCATCGGCGTCAGATTCAGCACCCTGGCTACTGGAAACAGAACCCCTCCCTCTACGCGGACGAGCGTCAGTACCCGTACAGCACGCCAGACGATCAACCGTTTCTCTGGACCCAGGGTCGTCAGGTTGGCGGCCGCAGCCTCACATGGGGTGGTATCACCCTGCGGCTGTCGGACTATGAATTCAAAGCCGCTGATCGAGACGGATACGGCCAAAACTGGCCCATCACTCACGCCGAACTCGATCCGCACTACAGCGCACTTGAACAGCTGTTTGAAGTCCGTGGTGAGCGAGATGGACTCGACCATCTCCCTGACGGCCGGATGGCACCGGCTTTGCCATTCATGCCTGAGGAGGAGCGGATGCGTGAACTCCTGAGCAGGGAGCGCGGCATTGCCTTGATCCATTCCCGCGGTTTTGAGGCCCCCAAGCGCACCCCATCAGCTGAGTGGCCTCGATCAAGCAGCAACGGCAGCAGTCTTCAGCGAGCACTGGCTACGGGGCGAGTTCAACTGATGTGCAATGCAATGGCGGAAAGCCTGGAGATGGATCCCGCCCAGCAACGTGCCCGTGCCGTTGTCGTTGTCAACCGCATCAATGGGGAACGGCAGCGACTGGAATGCAATCTGGTGGTGGCCTGCGCCTCCACGATTGCAACGCTCAGACTGCTGCTTCAGTCTGAGCAACAAACCAATTCAAAAGGCTTCAGGGATCCATCAGGTCTGCTGGGAAAGGGATTGATGGATCATGTTTCCTGCTGTCGATTCTTTTCCGTTCCCAGCGAAACAGGACGTGGTGCGGCTCAGCAATCCGACCCATCCAGCACGCTTTCAGGAGCAGGAAGCTTCTTTCTGCCCTTCGGCAATGCCCCAGAGACCTGCGCCGGGCGACCTTTTCTGCGCGGCTATGGGATCTGGGGGGCCATCAACCGATTTGATCCGCCCCGGTGGCTCAAACGCAATCCGGACCGCCGACTTGGCTTTCTGATCGGCCACGGTGAGGTGCTCTCAGATGAAGGAAATCAGCTGAGCCTCTCGCAACGCTGCGATCCATTTGATGTGCCGATACCCCACATCAGCTGCCGCTGGGGAGCGAATGAACAGGCCATGGTGCAGCACATGAAGCGCACCATTCAGGACTGCATCCAGGTCGCCGGAGGTCTGACGACATCACTCGCTGATCAGGTGCACCTTCCAGTGGTGAAGCCTTTTGTCGCGAAGGCTCTTGCGGCTCAGGAAGATGCTCCTCCTCCCGGCTATTACATCCACGAAGTCGGAGGAGCAGCCATGGGAACCAACGAAGAGCACAGCGTGGTTGATCGCTGGAACCGTCTCTGGCGCTGTCCCAATGTGCTGGTTGTGGATGGAGCCTGCTGGCCCAGTTCCGGATGGCAAAGCCCGACGCTCACCATGATGGCGATCACCCGCAGAGCATGCCTGGCAGCTGTTATGCCTGGGAACGGCTGA
- a CDS encoding FAD-binding oxidoreductase, with protein sequence MNCLASDAETLGCLAPNPKLLKQLMRQPLGSTPLRIRSGGTSSRCASDGCWTLDLRKHREIHYQEHSQNIEIGTGLTMAELLQALRPHGRSVPIGLSGLTGSGFILTGGMGPLSRSQGLAVDSIQAMEGIWGTGEPFSLSTDQSAENSRQWRALMGAAPFLAVVTRLRLRTQPLQPLRLRRGLIHPSLLPELLQMAEQWPETCSLQWSWGERLEIYAVDSSDDQTTPGPLAALAPILGTDHQAAVQHCTSQLEQPRFGSLASENASFQPVHNEVTGRLGPALGRKASPLIERLSARIQQRPHDECRISAQQLGGATTRVNRESTSFIHRDSMWKPWITAAWNPGDLAGRERSLQWMDQVSDDLRQACPGLHLAQLHDHLPGHQRELVDAFGEWLPELRQLKSELDPEGRLPPL encoded by the coding sequence ATGAACTGTCTGGCAAGTGATGCAGAAACCCTCGGGTGCCTGGCCCCCAATCCGAAGCTGTTGAAGCAGCTGATGCGCCAGCCGCTCGGATCAACTCCTCTGCGGATTCGCTCGGGTGGCACCAGCAGTCGCTGCGCAAGCGATGGCTGCTGGACCCTTGATCTACGCAAACACCGCGAGATCCATTACCAAGAACACTCCCAGAACATCGAGATCGGCACCGGTCTGACCATGGCCGAGCTTCTGCAGGCCTTACGTCCCCATGGGCGCAGCGTGCCCATCGGACTTTCCGGACTGACCGGGAGCGGTTTTATCCTCACGGGTGGAATGGGGCCTCTCAGCCGTTCCCAGGGGCTGGCAGTGGACTCCATCCAAGCGATGGAGGGCATCTGGGGAACAGGTGAACCCTTTTCCCTTTCCACCGATCAAAGCGCAGAGAATTCCCGCCAATGGCGCGCTCTGATGGGTGCCGCACCGTTCCTCGCCGTTGTCACACGCCTGCGCCTGCGGACACAACCTCTACAACCGCTGCGACTACGGCGTGGATTGATCCATCCCTCGCTGCTTCCCGAACTGCTGCAGATGGCGGAACAGTGGCCTGAAACCTGCAGCCTGCAATGGAGCTGGGGGGAGAGGTTGGAGATCTACGCCGTTGACAGCAGCGACGACCAAACCACACCCGGCCCCCTGGCAGCACTGGCTCCCATCCTGGGAACCGATCACCAGGCCGCTGTTCAGCACTGCACAAGCCAGCTGGAGCAGCCCAGGTTCGGCAGCCTTGCATCCGAGAACGCGTCATTTCAGCCGGTTCATAACGAGGTGACCGGGCGTCTCGGTCCTGCTCTGGGACGAAAGGCCAGCCCCTTGATTGAGCGGCTGAGCGCGCGAATCCAGCAACGTCCGCATGATGAATGCCGAATCAGCGCTCAGCAGCTCGGAGGAGCAACGACGCGAGTCAACCGCGAGAGCACCTCCTTCATCCACCGGGATTCCATGTGGAAACCGTGGATCACAGCGGCCTGGAATCCTGGAGACCTGGCCGGACGGGAGCGAAGCCTGCAATGGATGGATCAGGTCAGTGATGACCTCCGCCAGGCCTGCCCGGGATTGCATCTCGCACAGTTGCATGACCATCTGCCTGGTCATCAACGGGAACTGGTGGACGCCTTCGGCGAGTGGTTGCCGGAACTGCGCCAACTCAAGAGCGAACTGGATCCCGAAGGACGGCTGCCTCCGCTCTGA